Proteins encoded in a region of the Nocardia asteroides genome:
- a CDS encoding DUF3097 domain-containing protein gives MSGRDRYGDIFTGHPRSKKRTVPTVIAERDLVVEDAATGFCGAVVGFDRSYDGEFVKLEDARGAVRLFALREAAFLIDGEPVTLVRPSAAAPKTPNRSASGSTRVEGLRARVARGSRIWVEGVHDAALVERVWGHDLRVEGVVVEQLEGLDNLAERLTEFEPGPGRRVGVLVDHLVTGSKERQLTTGLGPHVLVTGHPFVDVWQAVRPATVGIQRWPQVPRDEDWKTGVCTRLRWGTPQDGWRRVYGAVTSFRDLEPPLIGAVERLIDFVTEPD, from the coding sequence GTGAGCGGGCGCGACAGGTATGGCGACATCTTCACCGGACATCCTCGATCGAAGAAACGGACGGTACCGACCGTCATCGCGGAACGCGATCTGGTCGTCGAGGACGCCGCCACCGGATTCTGCGGCGCGGTCGTCGGATTCGATCGCAGCTACGACGGCGAGTTCGTGAAACTGGAGGACGCCCGCGGCGCGGTGCGCCTGTTCGCCCTGCGGGAGGCCGCGTTCCTCATCGATGGTGAGCCCGTGACGCTGGTGCGGCCGTCGGCGGCCGCGCCGAAGACGCCGAACCGTTCCGCCTCCGGCTCCACCCGGGTGGAGGGCCTGCGTGCCAGGGTGGCCCGCGGCAGCCGCATATGGGTCGAAGGTGTGCACGACGCCGCGCTGGTCGAGCGGGTGTGGGGCCACGACCTGCGCGTCGAGGGGGTGGTCGTGGAGCAGCTCGAGGGGCTGGACAATCTCGCGGAACGCCTCACGGAATTCGAGCCGGGCCCGGGCAGAAGAGTCGGCGTGCTGGTCGATCATCTGGTGACCGGATCGAAGGAGAGGCAGCTGACCACCGGGCTCGGGCCGCACGTCCTGGTGACCGGGCACCCGTTCGTCGACGTGTGGCAGGCGGTGCGACCGGCGACCGTCGGGATACAGCGGTGGCCGCAGGTCCCACGCGACGAGGACTGGAAGACCGGTGTGTGTACGCGTCTGCGCTGGGGCACGCCGCAGGACGGCTGGCGGCGAGTGTACGGCGCGGTGACCTCCTTCCGTGACCTGGAGCCACCGCTGATCGGGGCGGTGGAGCGGCTCATCGACTTCGTCACCGAACCGGACTAG
- a CDS encoding NfeD family protein: protein MAAIFWLVAGILLAAAEMLTGDFTLLMLGIAALGTAGVSASTASSPVVDAIVFAVISAVLFLGVRPIIRRRFGTPPPTPTNVDALPGKTALVLEQVAAHSGQVKLGGEVWTARPMDTTEVYEPGTTVYVMKIDGATAVVWKGP from the coding sequence GTGGCCGCAATTTTTTGGCTGGTCGCGGGTATCCTGCTCGCGGCGGCGGAGATGCTCACCGGCGACTTCACGCTGCTGATGCTGGGTATCGCCGCGCTCGGCACGGCGGGCGTCAGCGCGTCGACCGCCAGCTCGCCCGTGGTGGACGCCATCGTTTTCGCGGTGATCTCGGCGGTGCTGTTCCTCGGCGTCCGCCCGATCATCCGGCGGCGCTTCGGAACTCCGCCGCCGACGCCGACGAACGTGGACGCCTTGCCGGGCAAGACCGCTCTGGTGCTCGAACAGGTCGCGGCGCACTCCGGCCAGGTGAAATTGGGCGGGGAGGTGTGGACAGCGCGGCCGATGGACACGACCGAAGTCTATGAACCGGGTACGACCGTGTATGTCATGAAGATCGACGGCGCGACCGCCGTCGTCTGGAAGGGGCCTTGA
- a CDS encoding SPFH/Band 7/PHB domain protein codes for MAVLIVAAVLILLVVVVVFKSIALVPQAEAAVIERLGRYSRTVSGQLTFLVPFADRIRAKVDLRERVVSFPPQPVITEDNLTLHIDTVVYFQVTSPQAAVYEISNYIAAVEQLTVTTLRNVVGGMTLEQTLTSRDAINGQLRGVLDEATGRWGLRVARVELKSIDPPPSIQESMEKQMKADREKRAMILTAEGQRESAIKTAEGSKQAQILSAEGAKQSAILAAEGERQSRILRAQGERAASYLQAQGQAKAIEKVVAAIKSGKPTPELLAYQYMQTLPMVARGDANKVWLVPSDFGKALEGFARNFGTQGEDGVFRYEPPASDGAEVKPEDDSDVADWFDTAPDPTIERAVRAAEATARTPVEGLMPTPPPQSFEPSPHQPVIPPQEAFPGPQQSPQQQQPPQQPPAQRPDDPQGRPWQPPENLSK; via the coding sequence ATGGCTGTACTGATCGTTGCCGCCGTCCTGATCTTGCTGGTCGTGGTGGTGGTCTTCAAATCGATCGCACTGGTGCCGCAGGCCGAGGCGGCGGTGATCGAGCGACTGGGCCGGTATTCGCGCACCGTGTCCGGCCAGCTCACCTTCCTCGTGCCGTTCGCCGACCGGATCCGCGCCAAAGTGGATCTGCGGGAGCGGGTGGTGTCGTTCCCGCCGCAGCCGGTGATCACCGAGGACAACCTCACCCTGCACATCGACACCGTGGTCTATTTCCAGGTGACCAGCCCGCAGGCGGCGGTGTACGAGATCAGCAACTACATCGCCGCCGTCGAGCAGTTGACCGTCACCACGTTGCGCAACGTGGTCGGCGGCATGACGCTCGAGCAGACGCTCACTTCCCGCGACGCGATCAACGGCCAGTTGCGCGGCGTGCTGGACGAGGCGACCGGGCGCTGGGGCTTGCGCGTCGCGCGGGTCGAGCTGAAGAGCATCGATCCGCCGCCGTCGATCCAGGAGTCGATGGAGAAGCAGATGAAGGCCGACCGCGAGAAGCGCGCCATGATCCTCACCGCGGAGGGCCAGCGCGAATCGGCGATCAAGACGGCCGAGGGCTCGAAACAGGCGCAGATCCTGTCCGCCGAGGGCGCCAAGCAGTCGGCGATCCTGGCTGCCGAAGGTGAACGGCAGAGCCGCATCCTGCGGGCACAGGGTGAGCGCGCCGCCTCCTACTTGCAGGCGCAAGGCCAGGCCAAGGCCATCGAAAAGGTCGTCGCCGCCATCAAATCCGGTAAGCCGACGCCGGAATTGCTTGCCTACCAGTACATGCAGACGCTGCCCATGGTCGCGCGCGGCGACGCGAACAAGGTGTGGTTGGTGCCGAGCGATTTCGGCAAAGCACTGGAAGGGTTCGCCAGGAACTTCGGCACGCAAGGCGAGGACGGCGTGTTCCGGTACGAACCGCCCGCTTCCGACGGCGCGGAAGTCAAGCCGGAGGACGACTCCGATGTCGCGGACTGGTTCGATACCGCGCCCGATCCGACCATCGAGCGTGCCGTGCGTGCCGCCGAGGCGACGGCGCGGACTCCGGTCGAGGGGCTGATGCCGACACCGCCCCCGCAGAGCTTCGAACCTTCGCCGCACCAGCCGGTCATCCCTCCGCAAGAGGCTTTCCCGGGTCCGCAGCAGTCGCCACAACAACAGCAGCCACCGCAGCAACCCCCGGCCCAGCGCCCGGACGACCCGCAGGGCCGTCCGTGGCAGCCGCCGGAGAACTTGTCGAAGTAG
- a CDS encoding SGNH/GDSL hydrolase family protein, whose translation MTNLPRAVLVAACLIAAGAAVPADAASTGGAEYVALGDSGAATTGVRNFDLSAPPRCLRSTANTPKLIARELGLRLDDRTCNSARIPDLTAAQGPGIPPQFDALGPGTRLVTVHIGANDALMAEHVVACHVYGLFGAGTCAGPDWDADIDAIAGSYATALQQISIRSPKARIVVDGWPRYVRDGGCPDLVGLRPSDAAHVQAAFDRLNTVVARAAAAHGATYVDTRVASEGRDACAPAGVRWIDPVIATETLIPYHLTPQGMRGVADVILPAIRAAGLPG comes from the coding sequence ATGACGAATCTTCCGCGCGCCGTACTGGTCGCCGCCTGCCTGATCGCCGCGGGTGCCGCCGTCCCGGCCGACGCGGCGTCCACCGGCGGTGCCGAGTATGTCGCGTTGGGTGATTCCGGAGCGGCTACCACGGGCGTGCGTAACTTCGACCTGTCGGCGCCGCCGAGATGCCTCCGCTCGACCGCGAACACGCCGAAGCTGATCGCCCGGGAGCTGGGCCTGCGGCTCGACGACCGCACCTGCAATTCCGCGCGCATCCCCGACCTCACCGCCGCGCAGGGGCCGGGCATCCCGCCCCAATTCGATGCCCTCGGCCCCGGCACCAGGCTGGTCACGGTGCACATCGGCGCCAATGACGCCTTGATGGCCGAGCATGTCGTCGCCTGCCACGTCTATGGACTCTTCGGCGCCGGAACCTGCGCGGGCCCGGATTGGGACGCCGACATCGACGCGATCGCGGGGTCGTATGCCACCGCGTTACAACAGATCTCGATCCGCTCCCCGAAGGCGCGAATCGTCGTCGACGGCTGGCCGCGCTATGTCCGCGACGGCGGCTGCCCCGACCTGGTCGGTCTGCGCCCGTCCGATGCCGCACACGTGCAAGCCGCCTTCGACCGCCTCAACACCGTGGTAGCCCGCGCCGCCGCGGCCCACGGGGCGACCTACGTCGACACCCGCGTCGCGTCGGAGGGCCGCGACGCGTGCGCGCCCGCCGGTGTCCGCTGGATCGACCCGGTCATCGCGACCGAAACACTCATCCCGTATCACCTCACCCCGCAAGGCATGCGTGGCGTCGCCGACGTCATCCTGCCCGCGATCCGCGCCGCCGGACTGCCCGGCTGA
- a CDS encoding O-methyltransferase: MTTPGWADVDRYLVETLVADPDTDAALEANKAAGLPAIDVSAPQGKFLHLLARTVEARRVLEIGTLGGYSTIWLARAVGAEGRVVTLEFAAQHAEVARANLERAGVGDRVEIRVGAALDSLPVLAEEDPDPFDLVFIDADKVNNSNYVLWALRLTRPGSVIIVDNMVRGGAIAEEHSEDPHVQASRELVELLTAEPSLDATVVQTVGSKGWDGFAYAVVNGDSFE; this comes from the coding sequence ATGACGACACCTGGATGGGCCGACGTGGACCGTTATCTCGTGGAGACGCTGGTGGCGGATCCCGATACCGATGCCGCGCTGGAGGCGAACAAGGCAGCCGGCCTGCCCGCGATCGACGTGTCCGCGCCCCAGGGGAAGTTCCTCCACCTGCTGGCCAGGACGGTCGAAGCGCGGCGGGTGCTGGAGATCGGCACGCTCGGCGGATACAGCACGATCTGGCTCGCCCGCGCCGTAGGGGCCGAGGGCCGGGTGGTCACGCTCGAGTTCGCCGCCCAGCACGCCGAGGTGGCGCGCGCGAACCTGGAGCGGGCGGGCGTCGGCGACCGGGTCGAGATCCGGGTCGGCGCCGCGCTGGACAGTCTGCCCGTGCTCGCGGAAGAGGACCCGGACCCGTTCGATTTGGTGTTCATCGACGCGGACAAGGTGAACAACTCGAACTACGTGCTGTGGGCGCTGAGGCTGACCCGGCCGGGCTCGGTGATCATCGTCGACAACATGGTCCGCGGCGGAGCGATCGCCGAGGAGCACTCCGAGGACCCGCATGTCCAGGCCAGCCGCGAGCTGGTCGAGTTGCTCACCGCCGAGCCGAGCCTGGACGCGACCGTGGTCCAGACCGTCGGCAGCAAGGGCTGGGACGGCTTCGCGTATGCCGTGGTGAACGGCGACAGCTTCGAGTGA